A portion of the Oxynema aestuarii AP17 genome contains these proteins:
- a CDS encoding helix-turn-helix domain-containing protein codes for MQLELLQFPPGEGQVHSQNAHTLFVNLTTRPIDYLQTQDGKTHTGLYRRGDFTLTPADLRFFARWQGTENCLKIQLGDRFLRSVAQETLTGNRDRLSLIPTFQSRNGQIEAIATLLLAELQQNQSGGALYLDSLANVLAVQLLRNYSSTLVQLPNYEGGLPPHHLRQVLEYVDAYLTEEIKLADLAQLLSMSPFHFSRLFKQSMGLSPHQYLIQQRVERAKRLLKQGDRAIVEIALECGFNSHSHLSKQFRQVTGMTPNAFRKS; via the coding sequence ATGCAGCTTGAGCTTCTGCAGTTTCCTCCAGGTGAAGGCCAGGTTCACAGCCAGAACGCACACACCTTATTTGTCAATTTAACGACCCGTCCGATCGATTATCTGCAAACTCAAGATGGCAAGACCCACACGGGGCTATATCGGCGGGGAGACTTTACCCTGACGCCAGCCGATCTGCGCTTTTTTGCTCGCTGGCAGGGAACTGAGAATTGTTTAAAGATTCAGCTTGGCGATCGCTTTCTACGTTCCGTCGCCCAGGAAACCCTGACTGGCAATCGAGATCGCCTCTCCCTCATCCCCACCTTTCAAAGCCGTAATGGACAAATAGAAGCGATCGCAACCCTGCTGTTGGCAGAATTGCAACAAAACCAGTCCGGCGGTGCATTATATTTGGACTCTTTGGCCAATGTTCTCGCGGTGCAACTGCTGCGAAATTACAGTAGTACCCTGGTTCAATTGCCCAACTACGAAGGTGGGTTACCCCCTCACCACCTGCGGCAAGTTTTGGAGTACGTTGACGCCTATTTAACCGAGGAGATTAAGCTGGCTGATTTAGCTCAACTTCTGAGCATGAGTCCCTTTCATTTCAGTCGTCTATTCAAACAATCGATGGGCCTTTCGCCCCACCAATACTTGATTCAACAACGAGTCGAGCGGGCCAAACGGTTGCTGAAACAAGGCGATCGCGCGATCGTCGAGATCGCCTTGGAATGTGGGTTCAACAGCCACAGCCATCTCAGCAAGCAGTTCCGGCAGGTAACGGGCATGACTCCCAATGCTTTTAGAAAAAGCTAG
- a CDS encoding dihydrofolate reductase family protein, with protein sequence MRKIRLFIASSLDGYIARESGAVDWLFTDCDYGYHQFFDEIDTVIMGRKTYDRIFELSDYPYADKKGFVLSTTLHGQQDKYVEFVGYNLDNFVKTLHSSPGKDIWLIGGSEVIHLFLKQHWVDELILSIHPKILGSGIPLVVNDQNLEMELSLTDVTTFDSGLVQLVYRLEP encoded by the coding sequence ATGCGCAAAATTCGGTTATTTATTGCATCGAGCTTAGATGGCTATATCGCTCGCGAATCCGGGGCAGTGGATTGGTTATTTACCGATTGTGACTACGGTTATCATCAATTTTTTGACGAAATCGATACAGTCATCATGGGGCGCAAAACCTACGATCGAATTTTTGAGCTAAGTGACTATCCCTATGCTGACAAAAAAGGATTTGTTTTATCGACGACCTTACACGGACAACAGGATAAATACGTAGAATTTGTCGGATATAATTTAGATAATTTTGTCAAAACCTTGCATTCTAGTCCCGGTAAAGATATTTGGTTGATTGGCGGATCTGAAGTCATTCATTTATTTTTAAAACAGCACTGGGTTGATGAATTGATTTTGTCAATCCATCCTAAAATTTTGGGCAGTGGAATTCCCTTAGTTGTCAACGATCAAAATTTAGAAATGGAATTAAGTTTAACCGATGTCACCACTTTTGATTCTGGATTAGTTCAGTTGGTTTACAGATTGGAACCCTAA
- a CDS encoding sucrose-phosphate phosphatase gives MNPFLFVTDLDNTFVGDDAALARLQQVLSEHRQTYGTKIVYSTGRSPTLYKQLKAEKQLLDPDALVTSVGTEIYTDGKETPDEDWVAILSQGWDREAIVAASAHFGDLVPQPDTEQRPFKVSYFLTEEAAIEVLPSFESALQERNLSVKLIYSAGKDLDVLPDNGNKGLAMQFLAKRLGFSPDRTVACGDSGNDIALFSVGDERGIIVGNAKPELRQWYEENASDALYLARAVCAGGILEGLEHFKFV, from the coding sequence GTGAATCCCTTTCTTTTTGTGACGGATTTAGATAATACCTTTGTCGGCGACGATGCCGCATTGGCACGCTTGCAGCAAGTATTGAGCGAACACCGTCAAACTTACGGCACCAAAATCGTCTATTCCACCGGGCGATCGCCGACCCTTTACAAGCAGCTCAAAGCGGAAAAACAACTGCTCGATCCCGATGCCTTGGTAACTTCGGTGGGAACCGAAATTTATACCGACGGGAAGGAAACCCCGGATGAAGATTGGGTCGCTATCTTGTCTCAGGGTTGGGATCGCGAGGCGATCGTTGCCGCCAGCGCCCATTTTGGAGATTTAGTTCCCCAACCGGATACGGAACAGCGACCGTTTAAAGTGAGTTATTTTTTAACTGAAGAAGCGGCGATCGAAGTGTTGCCGAGTTTCGAGTCGGCGTTGCAAGAGCGCAATTTATCGGTGAAGTTAATTTACAGTGCCGGGAAAGATTTAGATGTGTTGCCGGATAATGGAAATAAGGGGCTGGCAATGCAGTTTTTAGCAAAACGTCTCGGGTTTAGCCCCGATCGCACCGTCGCTTGCGGAGATTCTGGCAATGATATTGCTTTGTTCAGTGTCGGTGACGAACGCGGGATCATTGTCGGCAATGCGAAGCCAGAATTACGGCAGTGGTACGAAGAAAATGCTAGCGATGCGCTCTATTTAGCCCGGGCTGTTTGTGCGGGAGGAATCCTCGAAGGCTTGGAGCATTTTAAGTTCGTGTAA
- the ruvA gene encoding Holliday junction branch migration protein RuvA, whose amino-acid sequence MIGYLKGEIVGIYKTTSNRVFVTVDVRGVGYEVQIPPRWLADLPAVGESVCVFTHLQVREDQLVFYGFASQAQRDVFRQLVSVSGIGSQLAIALLDTLDLPELVGAIVSADTSALMKTPGVGKKTAERIALELKSKLAAWREQAGLSVSLTPQVDRQLQEDLEMTLLALGYSTSEVSEAIAAIASEPELSGETPIEQWLKRAIAWLSDNA is encoded by the coding sequence ATGATTGGTTATCTCAAAGGCGAGATCGTCGGCATTTACAAAACGACGAGCAATCGGGTTTTTGTAACCGTCGATGTCCGTGGCGTCGGTTACGAAGTCCAAATTCCCCCCCGTTGGCTGGCGGATCTTCCGGCGGTGGGGGAATCGGTTTGCGTGTTTACTCACCTGCAAGTGCGCGAGGACCAGCTCGTGTTTTACGGATTTGCGAGTCAAGCGCAACGAGATGTTTTTCGCCAGCTCGTTTCCGTGAGTGGGATCGGTTCGCAACTGGCGATCGCCCTACTCGATACCTTAGACTTGCCGGAGTTAGTCGGGGCGATCGTTTCCGCAGACACCAGCGCCCTCATGAAAACCCCGGGAGTGGGGAAGAAAACCGCCGAACGCATTGCCTTAGAACTGAAAAGCAAATTGGCTGCGTGGCGCGAACAGGCGGGACTGAGCGTGAGTTTAACCCCTCAAGTCGATCGCCAACTGCAGGAAGATTTAGAAATGACCTTATTAGCCCTCGGCTATAGCACCAGTGAAGTGAGCGAGGCGATCGCCGCGATCGCCAGCGAACCGGAACTCTCCGGCGAAACCCCCATCGAACAGTGGCTCAAACGGGCGATCGCTTGGCTCAGCGACAATGCCTAA
- the rpsO gene encoding 30S ribosomal protein S15 — translation MALTQNLKQEIITGYQVHETDTGSVEVQVALLTERINRLSEHLKSNKKDHTSRRGLLKMIGQRKRLLAYINKNDKQRYRQLIERLGIRG, via the coding sequence ATGGCACTGACCCAAAACCTCAAACAAGAGATCATTACCGGATATCAAGTCCACGAAACCGACACCGGATCGGTAGAAGTTCAAGTCGCTTTACTCACCGAGCGCATTAATCGCCTGAGCGAACATCTCAAAAGCAACAAAAAAGACCACACCTCCAGACGCGGTTTGCTCAAAATGATCGGCCAGCGCAAGCGTCTGCTAGCATACATTAACAAGAATGACAAACAGCGCTACCGCCAGCTCATCGAGCGCCTCGGTATTCGTGGTTAA
- a CDS encoding PAM68 family protein, with translation MSSEPQRSPIPFEPKNRKKQRRKAATKGSNVGKTGREQAEVARRASPSQRTIPEAVSRRMIRRMVFFCGLPTALGISSFILSYFIVTEQWFPLPNAAVVAVSMGFFGMGVLGLSYSVLSASWDENTPGSWLGWNEFVVNFRRMTQAWRSSR, from the coding sequence ATGTCCTCAGAACCCCAACGCTCTCCCATTCCCTTTGAACCGAAAAACCGCAAAAAACAGCGTCGGAAAGCGGCTACCAAAGGCTCGAACGTCGGTAAAACTGGCCGAGAACAAGCAGAAGTAGCCCGTCGGGCCTCTCCGAGTCAACGGACCATTCCCGAAGCCGTCAGCCGCCGGATGATCCGCCGCATGGTTTTCTTTTGCGGCTTGCCGACCGCCTTGGGGATTTCGAGCTTCATTCTCAGTTACTTCATCGTGACCGAGCAGTGGTTTCCCCTGCCGAACGCGGCGGTCGTCGCCGTCAGTATGGGCTTCTTTGGGATGGGAGTCTTAGGGTTGAGCTACAGTGTTTTGTCTGCCTCTTGGGATGAAAACACCCCCGGAAGCTGGCTCGGATGGAACGAATTTGTCGTCAACTTCCGGCGGATGACCCAAGCATGGCGCTCTTCGCGCTAA
- the aroF gene encoding 3-deoxy-7-phosphoheptulonate synthase: MIIVMKSGAPEAEVDRLTEELNQTWGLTPEKIVGRYKVVIGLVGDTADLDPLQLQEMSSWIEQVLRVEQPFKRASREFRHGEASDVIVNTPNGPVHFGENHPLVVIAGPCSVENEEMIVETARRVKAAGAKFLRGGAYKPRTSPYSFQGHGESALELLAAAREETGLGIITELMDTADLEVLGEVADIIQVGARNMQNFALLKKVGAQDKPVFLKRGMSSTIEEWLMAAEYIMAAGNPNVILCERGIRTYDRQYCRNTLDLSVIPVLRSLTHLPIAIDPSHGTGWAEYVPAMAKAAIAAGTDSLMIEVHPNPQKALSDGPQSLTPDRFDRLMEELAVIGKAVNRWPQPEAVLA, translated from the coding sequence ATGATCATTGTCATGAAAAGTGGCGCTCCCGAGGCCGAAGTCGATCGCTTGACTGAGGAACTCAACCAAACCTGGGGACTGACGCCAGAAAAAATTGTCGGTCGTTATAAAGTCGTCATCGGCTTGGTGGGAGACACCGCCGATCTCGATCCCCTGCAACTGCAAGAAATGAGTTCGTGGATCGAACAAGTCTTGCGAGTCGAGCAGCCGTTCAAACGCGCCAGCCGCGAATTCCGCCACGGCGAAGCCTCGGACGTGATCGTCAACACGCCCAACGGCCCGGTACATTTTGGCGAAAACCATCCCCTCGTCGTCATTGCCGGACCGTGTTCCGTCGAGAACGAAGAGATGATCGTCGAAACCGCGCGACGGGTGAAAGCCGCCGGGGCTAAATTCTTGCGTGGAGGCGCTTACAAGCCGCGCACCTCCCCCTATTCCTTCCAAGGACACGGAGAAAGCGCCTTAGAACTGCTCGCCGCCGCCCGGGAAGAGACCGGATTGGGGATCATCACCGAATTGATGGATACGGCGGATTTAGAGGTCTTGGGTGAAGTCGCCGACATCATTCAAGTGGGGGCGCGTAACATGCAAAACTTCGCCCTCCTCAAGAAAGTGGGCGCCCAAGACAAACCCGTATTTTTGAAGCGCGGGATGTCTTCGACCATTGAAGAATGGTTGATGGCGGCAGAATATATCATGGCCGCAGGCAATCCCAACGTGATTCTGTGCGAGCGGGGCATTCGTACCTACGATCGCCAGTATTGCCGCAATACGTTGGATTTATCCGTGATTCCGGTGTTGCGATCGCTGACCCACTTACCGATCGCCATCGATCCGAGTCACGGAACCGGGTGGGCCGAGTACGTCCCGGCAATGGCAAAAGCGGCGATCGCCGCCGGAACCGACTCCCTGATGATCGAAGTTCACCCCAACCCGCAGAAAGCCCTATCTGACGGACCGCAATCCCTGACCCCCGATCGCTTCGATCGCCTCATGGAAGAACTCGCCGTCATCGGTAAAGCCGTCAACCGTTGGCCCCAACCCGAGGCCGTTCTCGCCTGA
- a CDS encoding ATPase, T2SS/T4P/T4SS family, producing the protein MQSNSETERANPMDTDRIFQLIDNILPFEACLYYEVLPLSINGSRLLLGMVDLEDTAALDYVRRLLGYMKCSLVPKQIDATTHRSVLTSYLNHTHSSAEQKASVSPPKPEAKHPSPPMAGGSSTHRGQSAVVLNRLGQLVNKPSPPPKPPTLPQPPKLPPPHPDAEVPVLEISAAHLDSPLEVLASLPPKQLLQELLGRVLTGGIGRLYFERQAEYGRILWSQDGVVQSVLDRLDLSLFQSVINELKRLTHLPLLPVEKPRQIEIERRYQGADLLLRLRVMPSDHGEDATLQVLRGAALKFYQQQQLVTLSRDALRLAQQLQRKVDELHKQAGNHPKLLEDQPLEALPALDQLLKQVDRQLDVLRHLETKD; encoded by the coding sequence ATGCAATCCAACTCTGAGACCGAGCGGGCCAATCCTATGGATACCGATCGCATTTTTCAATTGATCGACAATATCCTACCGTTTGAAGCCTGCCTCTACTACGAAGTCCTACCCCTGTCCATCAACGGAAGTCGTTTGCTTCTCGGCATGGTGGACTTAGAGGATACAGCCGCGCTTGATTACGTCCGGCGGTTGCTCGGCTACATGAAATGTTCTTTAGTTCCCAAACAAATCGACGCCACCACCCACCGTTCGGTACTGACGTCGTATCTCAACCACACCCATAGCAGTGCGGAACAAAAAGCTTCCGTATCGCCGCCCAAACCCGAAGCCAAACATCCCAGTCCGCCAATGGCTGGGGGCAGTAGCACCCATCGCGGTCAATCGGCTGTCGTCCTCAATCGGCTCGGACAGCTCGTCAACAAGCCGTCTCCCCCGCCCAAACCGCCGACGTTACCCCAACCGCCGAAATTACCTCCCCCCCATCCCGATGCGGAAGTTCCAGTTTTAGAAATTAGTGCGGCCCATTTAGACAGTCCGTTAGAAGTTCTCGCCAGTTTGCCGCCGAAACAACTGTTACAAGAGTTGTTGGGACGGGTCTTGACCGGAGGGATCGGTCGGCTCTATTTCGAGCGTCAGGCAGAATACGGGCGGATTTTGTGGAGTCAAGATGGGGTCGTCCAATCGGTGTTGGACCGGTTGGACTTGTCCTTATTCCAATCGGTGATTAACGAACTCAAACGCCTGACCCACTTGCCGTTATTGCCTGTGGAAAAACCGCGACAAATCGAGATCGAACGACGCTATCAAGGCGCGGATCTGTTGTTGCGCTTGCGGGTGATGCCGAGTGACCACGGGGAAGATGCGACCTTGCAAGTGTTGCGTGGGGCGGCGTTGAAGTTTTACCAGCAACAGCAATTGGTGACCTTGAGCCGGGATGCGTTGCGCTTGGCCCAGCAATTGCAGCGCAAGGTGGACGAGCTGCACAAGCAGGCGGGGAACCATCCGAAGTTATTGGAAGACCAGCCTCTCGAAGCACTGCCCGCCCTCGACCAACTGCTCAAACAGGTCGATCGCCAACTCGATGTCTTGCGGCATTTGGAAACGAAAGATTGA